The genome window AAACACTTCTTACTTTTGCAATACAATAAAGACTAAACGTTTTAATGACAAAGGTTTTATCATATAGAAAATCATAATCTAAATACTCTTTAAGAAAATGTAAAAATTCAAGAAACTCCTTACATTCGTTTTGAGGAACATGTAAATACTTAAAATCTTTGTCTGCAGCAAATAGTTCTAGTGCCGTTACAACGTCAACTTTTGAATACTTTTCAAGAGCTAATTCAATGGAATTTATATACTCCAATTCTGAAAGTATTAATGCTAAATAAATGCATACTCGTTCTTTTATAGGAATTTCATAGTCTAACATTTCTTCCAATAATAAAAACAAATTATTAAACTCTTTAAAATACCCTTGCTGTATTAATTTCTCTTCAATACCAAAGGGAAGTTCTCCCACTTCAAATCCTTTCTGACTCCGTGAAATACAAATCTTTATAAAGTTTAAAAATATATTCATACCAAAATGAGTAATGGTTATTCCGTGTGTTACCTCTAAATAAATCTTGATCTTTAGCGGTATCTCCTGATATTTTGCGAAACTCTGAAAATAAGAATTATCATTTGTTGAAAATAACATTTCGAATAATAATAAGCGAACGCTTCCTTCATTTCCCTCAATATAATAGGGCCTACTTTTTAAAGTTAAAAAAAATGGTTTAATCATCTGTTCCACTTTCCTGAGTAATTCAACAGTCATGTTACGATTTATATATAACAATTCCCCGATTTCTTCCATAGAATAACCTCTGTTTTCAACCAATAAATTTATTAGCTGAAAAGTTAAATCATTATGATCATGGGTAAATATGCTAGCAACTGTTTCATATTTGGGATGAATTAATTTCATACCATATCCCTTTTTTATATGTAAAATCCAATTTTTAGGTAGTTTTTTTTTATAATTTTAATCTCATTTAGAATAGTTTTATATGAACATCCAATGTAGATTCCTAGTTCTTCAGAGCTAATCCATCCGGTTGTTTTTTCTAAATATTCCAATGTTAAAAACTGCCTTTTAGTTATAATATTTTGTTTCATAGGAATTCCCCTTTTTGATATATAACAATATTATTAGTTCCCATTGACTCTCCATCATAAAAAAATCTGTCTACCTTTTTGAACAAATAAAGAGGAATTATTTTTTTATACATAAATTTTTTGTGAAAAGAGTAATGATTTCAAGTAGAAAATTATTAAAAACAGTTCTGATTATATACTAAGTTTGTCCTTACAGCTCTCATAAATAAATGTCCCAAAAGGTTTTAATTTCTATAAATTCCCTTTTCTTAGGATATGGTACGATTACTACTGCTTGTTTGTTCTATTTCTTCCTTTAGGTAAAATTTATG of Lysinibacillus agricola contains these proteins:
- a CDS encoding helix-turn-helix domain-containing protein; this encodes MKLIHPKYETVASIFTHDHNDLTFQLINLLVENRGYSMEEIGELLYINRNMTVELLRKVEQMIKPFFLTLKSRPYYIEGNEGSVRLLLFEMLFSTNDNSYFQSFAKYQEIPLKIKIYLEVTHGITITHFGMNIFLNFIKICISRSQKGFEVGELPFGIEEKLIQQGYFKEFNNLFLLLEEMLDYEIPIKERVCIYLALILSELEYINSIELALEKYSKVDVVTALELFAADKDFKYLHVPQNECKEFLEFLHFLKEYLDYDFLYDKTFVIKTFSLYCIAKVRSVLPELQYSPKKTVLTEITNGYPIFSKEIAIIRKDWEEKMAFKCNNKVSMFFALLLLQYITAEKKLQPNVLYVTSRSQIISDFTLNNLNIRFEGKANLKMKPVWELHESTMIFKNIDLIITDTVLPLLLKDIPIILIDNNPSNKELLEIKYALNQCMKTKMDCFLFSKDIISS
- a CDS encoding HTH domain-containing protein; its protein translation is MKQNIITKRQFLTLEYLEKTTGWISSEELGIYIGCSYKTILNEIKIIKKNYLKIGFYI